A genomic region of Gossypium hirsutum isolate 1008001.06 chromosome D01, Gossypium_hirsutum_v2.1, whole genome shotgun sequence contains the following coding sequences:
- the LOC107921609 gene encoding uncharacterized protein, producing MYSGLRTPRRKTTEEILGNLNINAIFEEESEEGSTSGSAIAEFLASRALDDNEPLNFDFPNEDLMYVATVEKDFQEGGPWKLSFDGASNTIGNEIGAILVSPSGDYYPFTIKLDFDYTNNMAEYEACIMGIRAAIERKIKVLEVYGDSALVIYQLKGEWETRDPKLVRYRKLVMELIEEFDNVTFSYLPRDENQMADALATLASMFKVNKLEDMKPIQISIFEAPAHCCNIDNEEEKDDHPWYHDILQYVKSREYPDHATENDKKTLRRLAIDYVLDGEILYKKGKDQVLLRCVDAVEAKEILEEVHEVEQIEATNGEPSFPNIAARRLKPQRRILFPQRDRVKTGLS from the exons ATGTATTCTGGACTGAGGACTCCAAGAAGGAAGACCACAGAGGAAATATTAGGAAACCTGaacatcaatgccatatttgaAGAAGAATCTGAAGAAGGAAGTACATCAG ggagtgcaatagcggaATTCCTAGCAAGTAGGGCTCTGGATGATAATGAGCCATTGAACttcgatttcccaaatgaggatttgATGTACGTTGCAACTGTAGAGAAAGATTTCCAAGAAGGTGGTCCTTGGAAGTTGAGTTTTGACGGAGCTTCAAATACTATAGGCAACGAAATTGGGGCAATACTCGTGTCTCCTAGTGGAGATTATTATCCTTTCACTATCAAATTGGACTTTGACTACACAAAtaacatggctgagtatgaagcttgcattaTGGGCATCCGGGCAGCCATAGAGCGGAAAATTAAGGTGCTAGAGGTATACGGGGACTCTGCATTAGTAAtttaccaactcaaaggggaatgggaaacaagagacccgaaGTTGGTCCGCTATCGAAAATTGGTTATGGAGTTGATTGAGGAATTTGATAATGTCACCTTTAGTTacctcccacgagatgaaaatcagatggcagatgctttggccACTTTAGCCTCCATGTTTAAAGTGAACAAATTAGAAGATATGAAGCCTATCCAGATCAGCATCTTTGAGGCACCAGCCCATTGTTGCAACATTGACAATGAAGAGGAaaaggatgatcacccttggtaccatgacATATTGCAATATGTGAAGAGTCGTGAGTACCCTGACCATGCGACAGAAAATGATAAGAAGACATTAAGAAGATTAGCCATTGACTATGTCCTAGATGgggaaattttgtataaaaagggaaaagatcaaGTATTGTTGAGGTGTGTGGATGCTGTCGAGGCAaaagaaattttggaagaagtgcaTGAAG tggaacagattgaagctacaaatggCGAACCTTCCTTTCCCAACATTGCAGCTAGaagattgaagccgcaacggcgaatcttatttcctcAACGGGACCGGGTAAAAactggtctttcttag